The following are encoded in a window of Candidatus Omnitrophota bacterium genomic DNA:
- a CDS encoding Fic family protein — protein sequence MPITQPFKQRIQDLKSEYDRLKIGKEGLLAMIDEVEIPENVYNSNAIENSTLTLKETEKILLEQELSRNISLREVFEAKNLARVINYKRNKSHNEELTKDRILLLHQMLLGGIDDGISGRFRKKGEFVRVASHIAPAPEHVERMIEDILSEYRSNMGSYFLDKIARFHLDFENIHPFCDGNGRMGRVIINYQFLALGFPRVIIRNKEKGIYYQAFRNYEERKGTKTMEKILALAVIESLHKRVSYLKGDVIISLSEFIKKHKLKAPAVTNAARRQTIPAFREKGIWKIGEK from the coding sequence ATCACACAACCGTTTAAACAGCGCATTCAAGATTTGAAATCGGAATACGACCGCCTGAAAATAGGGAAAGAAGGGCTTTTAGCGATGATTGATGAGGTGGAGATCCCGGAGAATGTTTATAACTCAAATGCCATAGAAAATTCAACTCTTACGCTGAAAGAAACAGAAAAAATTTTGCTGGAACAGGAACTGTCCCGCAACATATCTCTTCGCGAGGTTTTTGAGGCGAAAAACCTGGCAAGAGTTATTAACTACAAGCGCAATAAATCACACAATGAAGAATTAACAAAAGACAGAATACTGCTTTTGCACCAAATGCTCCTCGGCGGGATTGATGATGGAATTTCAGGGCGCTTCCGCAAGAAGGGAGAATTCGTGCGCGTTGCCTCGCATATAGCCCCTGCGCCCGAACACGTAGAACGGATGATTGAGGATATTTTGTCTGAATACAGGAGCAATATGGGCTCTTATTTTTTAGATAAAATAGCAAGGTTTCATTTGGATTTTGAAAACATACATCCTTTTTGCGACGGGAACGGCCGTATGGGGCGGGTCATTATCAATTATCAATTTTTGGCTCTCGGGTTTCCGCGTGTTATTATCCGCAATAAAGAGAAAGGCATTTATTATCAGGCGTTTAGAAATTACGAAGAAAGAAAAGGCACAAAAACAATGGAAAAAATACTGGCGCTGGCTGTTATAGAGTCGCTGCATAAGCGGGTTTCCTATTTGAAAGGAGATGTTATTATAAGTTTGTCGGAGTTTATCAAAAAACATAAGCTGAAGGCGCCTGCCGTTACTAACGCGGCCCGCCGTCAGACG